A genomic segment from Tuwongella immobilis encodes:
- the lysA gene encoding diaminopimelate decarboxylase, translating into MDHFQYCDGQLYCEKIPVAELAAKYGTPLFIYSEATLLHHLKEIQSAFAAVNPVICYSVKSNGNLSIAKLMVDHGAGCDVTSGGELYRALKAGTPGNRIVFAGVGKSDDEMRMALEAGVLLFDVESEAELHVLGEVAKSIGKVAPVALRVNPALPPKTHVKTDTSVKGTKFGFDIDTVLEVAQGVVGHPGLSVVGLHMHLGSPILSSQPYSEGSAKAIVLIDALRKQGHPIEYLNMGGGFGIHYRKQEALPAKAFADVILPAVHQTGCRLVLEPGRFIVGNAGVLISRVVFTKESGGKRFIIQDAGMNDLIRPTLYDSFHRIWPVQPQAGLPTPPIDFESEIPDTFAQDVVGPVCESGDFLAKDRRLPLLKRGDLICTFSAGAYGMSMASNYNARVRAAEVLVTGDTARLIRRRETFDDLIAPEVDCLS; encoded by the coding sequence ATGGATCATTTTCAATATTGTGATGGGCAACTCTATTGCGAGAAAATACCAGTTGCCGAGCTAGCGGCGAAGTATGGAACCCCATTGTTCATTTATAGTGAAGCGACGCTCCTTCATCATTTGAAGGAAATTCAATCGGCATTTGCAGCGGTTAATCCGGTCATTTGTTATAGTGTGAAGAGTAATGGAAATCTTTCCATTGCGAAGCTGATGGTTGATCACGGCGCGGGCTGCGATGTCACATCAGGGGGTGAGTTGTATCGTGCGTTGAAGGCTGGTACACCTGGGAATCGAATTGTTTTTGCCGGCGTTGGCAAATCGGACGATGAGATGCGCATGGCGCTCGAGGCTGGGGTTCTCCTCTTCGATGTGGAATCGGAAGCGGAACTCCATGTCCTGGGAGAAGTTGCGAAATCAATCGGCAAAGTCGCTCCCGTGGCGTTGCGAGTGAATCCTGCATTGCCGCCGAAAACGCACGTGAAAACCGATACCAGCGTGAAGGGCACGAAATTCGGTTTTGATATTGATACTGTTCTGGAAGTTGCGCAAGGGGTCGTTGGACATCCTGGATTGTCGGTTGTTGGCTTGCACATGCATTTGGGATCTCCGATTCTCAGTTCACAGCCGTATTCTGAAGGTTCGGCCAAAGCAATCGTGTTAATTGATGCCCTTCGGAAACAAGGCCACCCGATCGAGTATCTCAATATGGGCGGCGGATTCGGGATTCATTATCGCAAACAGGAAGCGCTTCCTGCGAAGGCTTTTGCGGATGTGATCCTGCCTGCAGTGCACCAAACTGGCTGCCGGTTGGTGTTAGAACCTGGGCGGTTTATTGTGGGGAATGCAGGGGTTCTGATTAGTCGGGTAGTATTCACAAAAGAATCCGGCGGAAAACGGTTTATTATTCAAGATGCCGGCATGAATGACCTCATTCGTCCGACATTGTACGACTCATTCCATCGAATTTGGCCGGTTCAGCCGCAAGCTGGGCTCCCGACACCGCCAATCGATTTTGAGTCGGAGATTCCCGATACGTTCGCTCAAGATGTGGTCGGTCCGGTATGCGAATCGGGCGATTTTCTGGCGAAAGATCGTCGATTGCCGTTGCTCAAACGCGGCGATTTGATCTGCACATTCAGCGCTGGTGCCTATGGGATGTCGATGGCATCCAACTACAATGCACGGGTTCGAGCTGCGGAAGTGCTCGTCACAGGCGATACAGCCCGTTTGATTCGCCGGCGTGAGACGTTTGATGACTTAATTGCTCCTGAGGTTGATTGCCTTTCTTGA
- the argH gene encoding argininosuccinate lyase, which yields MSQKTWGGRFSGETDRRVERFTESISIDQRLFRHDIRASQAHARMLAAVGLLTASEAESIVTTLTEIGQRIEKGEMAFRIELEDIHTHIERSLIETLGDVGRKLHTARSRNDQVITDVKLWVRDAIDELDRLLLGVQRAYLELAIAEKDTILPGYTHLQRAQPVLAPHVFLAFVEKFQRDRERLQDTRKRVNILPLGAAALAGTTLPINRELVREQLDFASIAMNSLDVSSDRDFLIEFVFDLSLIAVHLSGWAEEWILWTTTEFQFIELPDAFCTGSSIMPHKKNPDVLELIRGKTGGVIAALQQLLILVKGLPLAYNRDLQEDKAALFSAFDTVAASLELAAPLIQQSKLRRESIESRLEDGFLDATTLMEALILQGVPMRSAHEAVGNLVRLCEQRRCRLMDLPDSEYASLVENVSAVRSVLGVKAALNAFRSVGSTAPVQVESQLERWSKQLA from the coding sequence ATGAGTCAGAAAACCTGGGGTGGTCGGTTCAGTGGTGAAACCGACCGTCGAGTTGAGCGATTTACGGAATCGATTTCAATCGATCAACGGCTCTTTCGTCATGACATTCGTGCGAGTCAAGCCCATGCTCGGATGCTTGCCGCGGTGGGCTTGCTGACCGCTTCCGAGGCGGAATCGATCGTCACGACCCTCACCGAGATCGGTCAACGAATCGAAAAGGGTGAGATGGCGTTTCGAATCGAATTAGAAGATATTCACACTCATATCGAGCGATCGCTCATCGAAACGCTCGGGGATGTGGGACGCAAACTCCACACCGCTCGCAGCCGAAATGATCAAGTCATCACCGATGTAAAGTTGTGGGTTCGTGATGCAATCGATGAGCTCGATCGCCTCTTGTTAGGTGTCCAACGTGCCTATTTAGAACTCGCGATTGCTGAGAAAGATACAATTCTCCCCGGATATACGCATCTCCAACGGGCACAACCGGTTTTGGCACCGCATGTTTTTCTTGCGTTCGTTGAGAAATTCCAACGCGATCGAGAACGACTACAAGATACCCGGAAACGGGTGAACATCCTCCCGCTAGGTGCGGCGGCATTGGCAGGGACGACCTTGCCGATTAATCGTGAACTGGTTCGTGAGCAGCTAGATTTTGCAAGCATTGCCATGAACAGTTTGGATGTGTCTAGCGATCGAGATTTCTTGATTGAATTCGTGTTTGATCTCTCATTGATCGCGGTACATCTCAGCGGTTGGGCGGAGGAATGGATTCTTTGGACCACCACCGAATTTCAGTTTATTGAATTACCGGACGCATTTTGCACCGGCTCGAGCATTATGCCACATAAGAAGAATCCGGATGTGCTCGAATTAATCCGTGGAAAAACAGGCGGTGTAATTGCTGCACTCCAGCAATTGTTAATCTTGGTGAAAGGTTTACCACTCGCCTATAATCGCGATCTTCAAGAAGATAAAGCAGCGTTATTTTCTGCATTTGATACGGTCGCGGCCTCACTCGAACTGGCCGCACCACTGATTCAACAATCAAAATTACGACGAGAATCGATCGAGTCGCGATTGGAAGATGGTTTCTTGGATGCCACGACGTTGATGGAAGCCTTGATTCTGCAAGGGGTTCCAATGCGCTCGGCTCACGAAGCGGTTGGAAACCTCGTCCGCCTCTGCGAGCAGCGTCGATGTCGGCTGATGGATCTGCCGGATTCGGAATACGCATCGCTGGTTGAGAATGTATCCGCGGTGCGGTCGGTTCTTGGCGTGAAAGCTGCGTTAAATGCATTTCGTTCGGTTGGTTCGACGGCCCCAGTTCAGGTCGAGTCACAACTTGAACGATGGTCAAAACAACTTGCCTAA
- a CDS encoding sodium-dependent bicarbonate transport family permease, whose amino-acid sequence MKSVWIYLFVVGTIFMRHQGANAEPFFLEVGPAIKGIRELEVILKPSDLANDPTRIADFANMKAWAITGSMKSPQPIQLALSVNKLRADINVGSLNQNAAVVAYAESIFGVEQEHLKRFFSKSVIGEPEQLNRISPNPIAALEIVPFFEDDGSVRLTAYEHGVLLRRSEFTIIDRDFDDHGSPFETWIRSDESGAATWVPPGDGEFSIFLRRSVEQLGQYNQLEYARINDEAVLTIHLPLVDSGRDALIHRVKIAAIQNFLGPLVLFFFLGFFAKIVGSPIEFPEMGYRLIVIYLLLSIGYEGGHQLRADGNITQSILPLFVGFMTNVMVGLSAILILHKLFRFDTANSCALGALYGSDSAGLFAVALSLVRGFHLPVEGFMSAMLAVMELPGILVGIILFRIWTKSTTPTDHSSDHSLRTILFHELRSPGVLLLLGGIIVGYITVPSEYIKTEPFFIDPFKGVMCLFLFENGLKAGSQLSTLRNGIWKLALFGICFPLIAGALGLLIAKLIGLSVGSAILFAILASAPSNIAAPAAMRIAIPQANPGIYFTTSLGISFPTLVILGVPLFYILSQLLY is encoded by the coding sequence ATGAAATCCGTTTGGATTTATCTGTTCGTCGTCGGAACTATTTTCATGAGACATCAAGGAGCAAACGCGGAACCGTTTTTTCTGGAAGTCGGGCCTGCAATCAAGGGCATTCGCGAATTAGAAGTCATTCTGAAACCGAGCGACCTCGCAAACGATCCAACCCGTATAGCCGATTTTGCGAATATGAAAGCCTGGGCCATCACCGGTTCGATGAAGTCTCCACAACCAATTCAGCTTGCACTCTCCGTTAACAAATTACGAGCCGATATCAATGTCGGGTCATTAAATCAAAATGCTGCCGTTGTGGCATACGCGGAAAGTATTTTTGGCGTCGAACAAGAACATTTAAAACGGTTCTTCTCGAAATCCGTGATCGGCGAGCCCGAACAATTAAACCGAATTTCTCCCAACCCGATCGCAGCTCTCGAAATCGTGCCATTCTTTGAAGATGATGGGAGCGTTCGGCTTACCGCATATGAACATGGTGTTCTCCTTCGACGATCTGAATTCACGATTATTGATCGTGATTTCGATGATCATGGAAGTCCATTCGAAACATGGATTCGCTCCGACGAATCGGGAGCTGCAACCTGGGTTCCACCTGGAGATGGTGAGTTTTCGATTTTTCTCAGACGGAGTGTGGAACAGCTCGGACAATACAATCAACTCGAATATGCGAGAATCAACGATGAAGCCGTTCTCACGATTCATCTTCCGCTGGTTGATTCAGGTCGAGACGCTCTGATCCATCGTGTGAAAATTGCTGCAATTCAGAACTTCTTAGGGCCGCTCGTTCTCTTCTTTTTTCTCGGATTTTTCGCCAAAATTGTTGGGAGTCCAATCGAGTTTCCCGAGATGGGATATCGGCTGATTGTGATTTATCTCTTATTATCGATTGGTTATGAAGGTGGTCATCAGCTTCGAGCAGACGGCAACATTACTCAATCGATTCTTCCACTTTTCGTCGGATTTATGACGAATGTTATGGTTGGTCTTTCGGCGATTCTCATTCTTCATAAGTTATTTCGATTTGATACGGCTAACTCGTGCGCATTAGGTGCGTTGTACGGCTCAGACTCGGCCGGACTTTTTGCGGTCGCACTCTCACTCGTCCGCGGCTTTCACCTCCCGGTTGAAGGCTTCATGTCTGCCATGCTTGCCGTCATGGAACTCCCCGGTATCTTAGTTGGAATTATCCTCTTTCGAATTTGGACCAAATCGACGACACCAACCGATCACTCATCGGATCATTCGCTGAGAACGATTCTATTTCATGAACTTCGTTCACCTGGTGTATTATTACTTCTCGGTGGTATCATCGTGGGGTACATCACAGTTCCCTCGGAATATATCAAGACCGAACCATTTTTCATCGACCCGTTTAAAGGAGTGATGTGTTTGTTCTTGTTCGAGAACGGGCTCAAGGCTGGCTCGCAACTCTCGACATTACGAAATGGGATTTGGAAATTAGCATTATTCGGTATTTGCTTTCCGCTGATTGCAGGTGCTTTAGGACTGCTAATTGCAAAACTCATCGGTCTCAGCGTTGGCAGTGCCATCTTGTTTGCGATTCTTGCCAGTGCCCCTTCGAACATTGCGGCACCAGCTGCCATGCGAATTGCGATTCCCCAAGCCAATCCTGGAATTTATTTCACAACAAGCCTAGGAATTAGTTTTCCAACACTTGTGATACTCGGTGTTCCGCTGTTTTATATCCTGTCACAGCTTCTGTATTAG
- a CDS encoding sensor histidine kinase, translated as MSLGMNSSSLFRYLPKSFRWRLTLWNTTIISLLILFCLFGVRESLRFTLLDEIDQLLREDAAEIALSLQKYADDPTFLGDELRRKAEGHYQRDWYGEILRTDGTSICHSSFQNQSQQLFLPLTPGQFRTLNNQRFFDYLVILPNQTQRIVRVAESLHSVERDIERVTRSVNFVGLFLLLIAPGGGWWLAVRAISPLSDMIQTTKKLRPHQLDERLPIRGTNDELDQLGTTVNGFLDRIAAYLSQQRIFLADVSHELRSPLTALQATIEVSLLQERSVQDYQNTLDQISQECERLSRLVRQLLLIAESESGRAAVSFTKFQLAEIILPSVEMFYGLAESREIQIYCEPIPTCYLLGNSNQLRQVIHNLLDNAIRYSAEKTTISIVCTQFANEVQIQILDEGCGIPEHELRNVFDRFYRLESSRNRSAEGGTGLGLSICKAIVLAHQGQIEARNRLPSGTEFRFRLPLANHT; from the coding sequence ATGTCCTTGGGAATGAATAGCTCATCGCTCTTTCGATACTTACCAAAGTCATTCCGCTGGAGACTTACCCTCTGGAATACCACGATCATCTCACTCCTCATTTTATTTTGTTTATTCGGTGTGAGAGAATCGCTTCGCTTCACGCTTCTCGACGAAATTGATCAATTATTGAGAGAAGATGCAGCGGAGATCGCATTATCTCTTCAAAAATATGCAGATGATCCCACTTTTTTGGGTGATGAACTTCGCCGGAAAGCTGAGGGACATTACCAACGCGATTGGTACGGTGAAATTCTGAGAACCGATGGAACGAGTATTTGCCATAGCTCATTCCAAAATCAATCGCAACAACTCTTTCTTCCGTTGACTCCTGGTCAGTTTCGAACCCTCAATAATCAGCGGTTTTTCGATTACCTCGTGATTCTTCCGAATCAAACGCAACGAATTGTGCGCGTTGCCGAATCCCTGCACTCCGTGGAACGAGATATCGAGCGAGTCACCAGGAGTGTCAACTTCGTTGGGCTTTTTCTTTTACTGATTGCACCCGGCGGTGGTTGGTGGCTTGCAGTCCGAGCCATTTCTCCACTTTCTGATATGATCCAGACGACAAAAAAGTTACGGCCCCATCAACTCGACGAACGACTTCCCATCCGCGGCACGAATGATGAACTCGATCAATTAGGCACAACTGTAAATGGATTTCTCGATCGAATCGCGGCGTACCTCTCACAACAACGAATCTTTCTCGCGGATGTCTCACACGAACTTCGTTCTCCGCTCACCGCTCTTCAAGCCACAATCGAAGTCTCACTGCTTCAGGAACGCTCCGTCCAAGATTATCAAAACACACTCGATCAGATTTCACAGGAATGTGAGAGACTGTCGAGATTAGTTCGACAGCTCTTATTAATTGCCGAAAGTGAATCCGGGCGTGCCGCAGTCTCATTCACGAAATTCCAATTGGCTGAAATCATTCTCCCATCAGTCGAAATGTTCTATGGACTCGCAGAAAGTCGGGAGATTCAAATCTATTGTGAACCGATCCCAACATGTTATCTTCTCGGAAATTCAAATCAGTTAAGACAAGTCATTCATAATTTACTCGATAATGCAATTCGTTACAGCGCTGAAAAAACAACGATCTCGATTGTTTGCACGCAATTTGCAAACGAGGTTCAAATTCAGATTTTGGATGAAGGCTGTGGAATCCCTGAACATGAACTCCGCAACGTTTTCGATCGGTTCTACCGACTCGAATCATCGCGGAACCGATCTGCAGAGGGAGGGACCGGCTTAGGGCTTAGTATCTGTAAGGCCATCGTACTTGCTCATCAGGGTCAGATCGAAGCACGTAATCGCTTGCCGTCGGGTACAGAATTCCGCTTTCGACTTCCACTTGCGAATCATACTTAA
- a CDS encoding response regulator transcription factor, whose product MNLLFAEDDPVIGSAVTQGLLEQGHRCDWVKDGAEALALAQSHQYDIYLFDILLPSKSGLELISELRNRGDRSPILLLTALGTIEERVVGLNSGADDYLVKPFAFSELLARLQAISRRSSYRPAPQMNWGDLSLDLTNRRVHRGSVEIELTPTEFSIFEMLLRHAGQIVTRKMLCEHLWNTDWEGETNVIEVHMNRLRNKLERTGSRAPIQTVRGKGYVLGNE is encoded by the coding sequence ATGAACCTGTTGTTTGCCGAAGATGATCCGGTGATTGGGAGTGCGGTCACCCAGGGATTACTCGAACAGGGTCACCGATGCGATTGGGTGAAAGACGGAGCTGAGGCTCTCGCGCTAGCCCAATCGCATCAATACGATATTTATCTCTTCGATATTCTATTACCATCGAAGTCCGGTCTGGAGTTAATTTCGGAGCTTCGAAATCGCGGGGATCGCAGCCCCATTTTGCTGCTTACCGCACTTGGAACGATCGAAGAACGAGTTGTCGGCTTAAATTCTGGGGCCGATGATTATCTTGTTAAACCATTTGCGTTCTCCGAGTTACTTGCGAGACTGCAGGCGATATCTCGACGGAGTTCCTATCGACCAGCTCCTCAGATGAACTGGGGAGACTTGTCATTGGATCTCACAAATCGCCGGGTTCATCGCGGCTCGGTAGAAATCGAATTAACTCCAACCGAATTTAGTATTTTTGAAATGTTATTGAGGCATGCTGGGCAAATCGTAACTCGAAAAATGCTCTGTGAACATCTCTGGAATACCGATTGGGAAGGCGAGACAAACGTTATCGAAGTGCATATGAACCGTCTGCGAAATAAATTAGAACGCACTGGTTCACGCGCCCCGATTCAGACCGTGCGAGGCAAAGGGTATGTCCTTGGGAATGAATAG
- the aspS gene encoding aspartate--tRNA ligase, translating to MSSWQRTHNCGELRETHIGSTVTLNGWVHTYRDHGSFVFIDLRDRYGLTQIVFEPERGSELFTLAQSIRSEWVLSVTGTVANRLPGKEKLELPTGKIELKVESLEVLNKCPTPPFEINEFVGTELANEDLRLKYRFLDLRRQTLQRILRMRHTLNKTIHHVLDASDFIEVETPILGKSSPEGARDYLVPSRVFPGEWYALPQSPQLYKQLLMVSGYDKYYQIARCLRDEDLRADRQPEFTQLDMEMSFVEMDDIFRVIENLTVEIFQNCLGISIPTPFPRMPYSEAMSKYGSDKPDLRYGLEIVDLGDIVESSDFKVFKDTIAAGKKVRGINAKGAATVFSNTELKEKGALPELVKQFGAKGLAWLKVESDKFTGSIEKFFSAEVQTQLRQRLNAEPGDLLLMVADSEDVVCNALGNLRIHLANRLGLVDPTKPIYKIHWVVDFPSFLWDDEEKRWVANHHPFTAPKDEDLPYLESDPGRVHAKAYDLVMNGYEVGGGSIRIHNPEVQSRVFQVLGMDQANAEKRFGFLLDALKHGAPPHGGIALGLDRWIMLLAGTTNIRDVIAFPKNQRARDLMTGAPGTVDRKQLKELGL from the coding sequence ATGTCATCCTGGCAACGTACCCATAATTGCGGTGAACTTCGAGAAACCCATATCGGAAGTACCGTAACCCTCAATGGCTGGGTTCACACCTATCGCGATCACGGATCATTTGTGTTTATTGATCTTCGTGATCGCTATGGGCTCACGCAAATTGTATTTGAACCCGAGCGCGGGAGTGAGTTGTTCACGCTCGCGCAGTCGATTCGATCGGAATGGGTGCTTTCGGTCACTGGAACGGTCGCGAATCGACTCCCAGGCAAAGAAAAACTGGAACTCCCGACTGGAAAAATTGAGTTAAAAGTCGAATCTTTAGAGGTTCTGAACAAATGCCCAACTCCACCCTTCGAAATCAATGAATTTGTTGGAACAGAGCTCGCCAACGAAGATCTTCGTCTGAAATATCGGTTTCTTGACCTGCGGCGTCAAACCCTGCAGCGAATCCTCCGGATGCGTCACACGTTGAACAAGACGATTCATCACGTTTTGGATGCATCCGATTTTATCGAAGTCGAAACTCCAATTCTGGGAAAGAGCTCTCCGGAAGGTGCACGGGATTATCTCGTTCCAAGCCGCGTCTTTCCGGGGGAATGGTATGCATTGCCACAATCGCCACAGTTATACAAACAACTGTTAATGGTGAGTGGCTATGACAAATATTATCAAATCGCACGATGTCTTCGTGACGAAGATCTTCGAGCCGATCGACAACCCGAATTTACACAGCTCGATATGGAAATGTCGTTCGTCGAAATGGACGACATTTTTCGAGTGATTGAGAACTTGACGGTTGAAATCTTCCAGAACTGCCTCGGTATCTCGATCCCAACTCCGTTCCCGCGAATGCCGTATTCCGAAGCGATGTCGAAATATGGTTCGGACAAACCCGATCTCCGGTATGGGCTTGAGATTGTCGATCTTGGTGACATTGTTGAATCAAGTGATTTCAAAGTCTTCAAAGATACCATCGCTGCTGGCAAAAAAGTTCGTGGGATCAATGCCAAAGGTGCAGCAACCGTCTTCTCGAACACGGAATTAAAAGAGAAAGGCGCTCTGCCTGAATTAGTCAAACAATTCGGTGCAAAAGGCCTCGCATGGCTAAAGGTCGAATCTGACAAATTCACAGGTTCGATCGAAAAATTCTTCTCTGCCGAAGTACAAACTCAGTTACGCCAGCGATTGAATGCAGAACCTGGCGATTTACTCCTCATGGTTGCCGATTCTGAAGATGTCGTTTGCAACGCACTTGGCAACTTGAGAATCCATTTAGCAAATCGACTGGGATTAGTTGATCCGACCAAGCCGATTTACAAAATTCATTGGGTGGTTGATTTTCCCTCTTTCCTTTGGGACGATGAAGAAAAACGATGGGTTGCAAACCACCACCCATTCACAGCTCCAAAGGATGAGGATCTGCCCTATTTGGAGAGCGATCCCGGCCGAGTCCACGCGAAAGCGTATGATCTTGTGATGAATGGCTATGAAGTGGGTGGTGGAAGTATCCGAATCCATAATCCCGAAGTGCAGTCGCGAGTCTTTCAGGTTCTCGGGATGGATCAAGCAAACGCTGAAAAACGATTCGGATTCTTGTTGGACGCACTCAAACATGGCGCTCCGCCTCATGGTGGAATTGCGCTCGGTTTGGACCGTTGGATTATGTTGTTGGCAGGAACAACAAATATCCGTGATGTGATCGCATTTCCAAAGAATCAACGTGCGCGCGATCTCATGACTGGGGCTCCAGGGACCGTCGATCGGAAACAATTAAAAGAACTTGGGCTCTGA